The nucleotide window TGGGAAAGCGCGCTCTGGCTGAGTGAGACGCGTTGCCCGGCACGGGTGAGATTGCCGGTTTCCGCGAGGGCGATGAGGGACTGGAGATGGCGGATTTCGAGCATGGGAGAAGGGAAATGGTGGCCGGTGGCGGGGAGATGGGATCATGAAATGAATGGTGGATCAACATTCAGAACATGCGTTTTGTTCATGATGGGGTGCGGACCATGATCCGCGGCGATGAATGTGAATCTGACCACCCATGTCGGCGGCTATCCGCGGATCGGCCGCAAGCGGGAACTGAAGCAGGCGCTTGAAGCTTTTTGGGCTGGGCGGCTCGATGCGGCCTCGCTGGATGAAGCGGCGCGCTCGCTGCGCCTGCGCCACTGGCAGGAACAGAAGGGCGCAGGCCTCGATTTCGTGGCGGTGAATGATTTCAGCCTCTATGACAACATGCTCGATCTGGCGTGCGTGCTCGGCGTGGTGCCGGAGCGCTTTGGCAAGGCCAATGAGCCGGTGACGCTGGACCGCTACTTCCGCCTCGCCCGTGGCCGCGCGCGCAAGGATGGCCGCCCGGATGTCGCGCCACTGGAACTGACGAAGTGGTTCGATACCAACTACCATTACCTCGTGCCGGAGCTGGCGCAGGATCAGGCGTTCCGCTTTGCGTGGGACAAGCCGGTGCGCGAACTGCGCGAGGCCATCGAAGCCGGGCATCGTGCGAAGGTGGTGCTCATCGGGCCGGTGACGTTCCTCGCATTGTCGAAGACACCGGAAGGCGATCCGTTGGATTTCCTCCGCAAGCTGCTGCCCGCGTATCGCACGTTGTTGGAGGCGCTCGCCCGTGCCGGTGCGGAGTGGATCGAGATTGCCGAGCCGATCCTCGCTTCGCGCAAGGATGGAAAGATTCTCACCGCTCTCCAACAGGCGTGGAATGAGACGGATGGCATTGCGTCCGTGAAGGGGCTGAAGTTCCTGCTGTCCGTGGCCTATGGGCCGATCGGCTCGGCATTGGAGACCGTGGCCGCATTGCCGGTGGATGGCTTGCATGTGGATGCGACGCGCGGTCAGGGGGATCTGCCATGGTTGCTGAAGAACTGGCCGGTGGATCGCGTGCTGTCGCTCGGTGTGGTCGATGGCCGCTCGATCTGGCGTACGAATCCGGAAACGTGGCGCGCGGTGGTGACGACCTTCCGCGAGCAGCGTCCGCAGGAGAACTTGTGGCTCGGTGGCTCGTGCTCGCTGTTGCATCTCCCGCATGATCTGGGCGAGGAAACCACGCTGGATACCGCGCTGCGTTCTTGGCTATCTTTTGCGAAGGAGAAGCTGGCGGAGCTGGTGATCGTCGCCGCGGGCGAGGCACCCGTGGATGCGCTGGCGGCGGCGCGCGCTGCGATCACTTCGCGAAAGCAGCATCCCGGAGTTCACAACACCGTGCTGCGCAATACCGTGGCGGCGCTGGATGACAAGGCGATACGTCGTGACACGCCGGTGGCGGAGCGCGTGACACTGCAACGCGAACGTCTCGGCCTGCCATTGTTCCCGACGACCACCATCGGCTCTTTCCCACAGACGGCGGAGATCCGCGCATTGCGTGCGCGCCTCCGCAAGGGTATCGACGATGAGACCGCCTATCAATCCGGCCTCGATGCCGCATTGCGCGAGGTGATCCGCAATCAGGAGAAGCTCGGTTTGGACGTGCTGGTACACGGCGAGTTCGAGCGTACGGACATGGTGGAGTTTTTCGGGGAGAAATTGGAAGGCGT belongs to Luteolibacter ambystomatis and includes:
- the metE gene encoding 5-methyltetrahydropteroyltriglutamate--homocysteine S-methyltransferase; this translates as MNVNLTTHVGGYPRIGRKRELKQALEAFWAGRLDAASLDEAARSLRLRHWQEQKGAGLDFVAVNDFSLYDNMLDLACVLGVVPERFGKANEPVTLDRYFRLARGRARKDGRPDVAPLELTKWFDTNYHYLVPELAQDQAFRFAWDKPVRELREAIEAGHRAKVVLIGPVTFLALSKTPEGDPLDFLRKLLPAYRTLLEALARAGAEWIEIAEPILASRKDGKILTALQQAWNETDGIASVKGLKFLLSVAYGPIGSALETVAALPVDGLHVDATRGQGDLPWLLKNWPVDRVLSLGVVDGRSIWRTNPETWRAVVTTFREQRPQENLWLGGSCSLLHLPHDLGEETTLDTALRSWLSFAKEKLAELVIVAAGEAPVDALAAARAAITSRKQHPGVHNTVLRNTVAALDDKAIRRDTPVAERVTLQRERLGLPLFPTTTIGSFPQTAEIRALRARLRKGIDDETAYQSGLDAALREVIRNQEKLGLDVLVHGEFERTDMVEFFGEKLEGVAVTANGWVQSYGSRCVKPPVIWGEVTRPEPMTVEASRHAQSLTGKPMKGMLTGPITILQWSFVRDDLSRSAVAAQLALAVRAEVADLEAAGIRVIQVDEPGLREGFPLDESERAAYLDWAVRAFRIATSGVRDETQIHTHMCYAEFTDVAGAIAALDADVITLEASRSRMKALGAVIEGGILSEVGPGVWDIHSPRVPEVAEISDLLVRALRVIPADRLWVNPDCGLKTRGWEETRASLKNLVAAAKALREEYAAVEI